Genomic DNA from Candidatus Caldatribacterium sp.:
GTAGGTCAACAAGGAGCTTGATGTCCTTGAGGGTGATACCCGTTTGCCGCTCGATGCGCTCTCGGACTTTGGTTTGCACAAGGCTTGAGAGTTCCGGGATAGAGGTGTCGGTCCGGACCACAAGGTGGAGAAGGAGCTGGGCATCAGGCCCGATTCGCTCAACCTTTGGCGTCACGGAGACGATTTCCTGAAACCCTCGCAGGGCCTCCCGAGCAAGGGCATGGAGCGATTCAAAGGAGACCCGAACCTCCCCTTCTTCTGTTTTCTGGACAATGAACCGCCCACCCCGAGGGAGAAGAAGGCGGAAAAGGAACACCGCCCCAAGGACAAGGAGCACAATACCCGTAGCGCTCAGGGCTTTAGTGAAAACGTTACGGTGGAGAAGAGTATGGAAATCAACGAGCCACTCCTGGATGGCAAGGATGGGCACGACATTGAAAAAGAGCACCACCACGACCACGGCAAAAAGAAGCAGGAAAATCCCTAAAACTCCAGCCACAACCTTTCCAAAAAGCTGCATAGGAACCCCCCTTATGAACGTTTACTCGTTTCTTCTCGGAGCCGGTCGATGAGCTCAGAAGCCTCCTGGGCTGAGAGACGGGAGAGCATTTTTTCGTCCACGGGCTTCCCCTGGCTTTTCAGGAGATCCCGGATGAAACTCTTCTGCCTTTCGGTTGCCGGGCGAAAAGTCTCCTGAGGCTCCTCTTCCGTCTCCTCTTCGTAGAGGTGGAGGCCCACCCCAAGGAGCGTGGCGCATTTTTTAAGGGCATCGGACGCCGCGGCTTTCAGGTCATCCCCAAGGTCGACAAAGGACCCATCGGGGTTGTAGGCGATGGCTTTCGAGCCGAACTGCTCCTTCACCACGCCCCCACAGCTCAGGCGGCCCAGGACCCAGACGTAGCCGTTTTCCACGTCGATGTGCTTCTCTTTGATTTCGAAGGACCAGTCCCCATCAAACGCCTCGTTCAGGCGTCGGATAACAGAAGCAGTATCAACATAGAGAATCGTCCTTCCCCCTGGACCCGGACGACTCTTTACTTCCTTTTTAGAAAACTTCTTCTCAAGGATATCGCGGTTTTTCATCGGCATCACCTATTTGGGTAGAACCATTTCTCTTTCCTTTTCTTCCGCAACGGGAATGAAACCCGTCTCGGTAACGATTCTCTGGCCCCGTTCACTCAGAATGAAATCGAGGAAATCCCGAATGACTCCTTCGGGAGGATGGGCAAGGTAGAGGTAAAGCGGCCTGGAAAGAGGATACACTCCCCCACGCACGCTCTCTGAGGAGGGGAAAACCTCGTCAATTGCCACAACTTTCACGCTCTCCCGCACGTACCCAAGCCCCACGTACCCGATGCACCCTGGAGAGGATGAAACCTCCTGGAGAATGGCAAGGTTTGAAACGAGCATGAGGGCCGAGGGAGTCACTTCCTTTCCTTTCAGGACCACTTTGTTGAACACCTCAAAAGTTCCTGAGGCAAAATCCCGGGATATGGGAACGATGGGCATTCTGCGCCACCCAAGTTCCTCCCAGTTAGTAATCTCCCCGGAGTAGATTTTTCGGAGGGTCTCAAGAGGGAGATTTTCCACCGGGTTCGAAGGGTGGACAATAACGGCAATGGCATCGTACGCGATGATGTACGGTATGAGCTCTTTGCCTTTTTTGCGGGCCGCTTCAATCTCCTTTTCCTTTGCCTCCCGGGAGGACATGGCCACGTCCACAACTCCGTCAAGGAGAGCTGTGATGCCTACCCCTGAGCCTCCTCCGCTCACGCTGATGTCGGCCTCAGGGTGCTCGGCAAGGTACTCTTCGGCAAGAACCTGGACGAGAGGAAGCACTGTCGTTGAGCCCTGAATGGCAACGTATTCCTCTGCAAGGATGGGAAAGGAAAGAATGACACAGCCCAAAAGCCCTATGAGGAGAGCATTTTTTGGTAGAAGCACACGTCGATCCATCGGCCGAATTTGAACCCCGCTTCCCTTAGAACTCCTCGAAGGACAAAACCGAGCTTTTCGTGGAGCCGGATGCTCGGGATATTTTCGCTTGCGATAATGGCAATCACCGAGTGGTATGAGAGGCGTTTCGCCTCTTCAAGGAGGGTGCTCAAAAGCTCATACCCAATGTGCTGGCGCCGGAATTCCCGGCGAACGTAGATGGAGTCGGTCACTGTGTACTGGTACCCCTCCCGGTCAGAGTACGGGCTCAGGCAAGCCCAGGCAACGACCATTCCATTATCCTCGGCAACGAGAAGGGGATACCGCTCGGTATGGCTCTCGAACCACTTAACCTGCTCCTCGAAAGACCTCGGGTAGAGGTGGAACGTCGAAATGGTGGTGAGGACCGCCTCGTTGTAGATTTCGGTAATTGCTGAGAGGTCCTCCACGCGTGCTCTCCGGATGACCAGAGTTTTTTCCTTCATAGCGTTCATATTGTAGCAGAGAGACTGGTATAATGAAAGAAATCGCAAAGGAGTGGTGCCCCATGAAATTTCTCGCTCCCCTTGTCCTTTGTCTTGTCCTTTTGGCCGGTCTTGCTTTTGCCCAGGATGAAGCGAAGCTCCTTGAGGATGCAGCAACTCTTGTGACTGAAGGGAAAATCGAGGAAGCCCAGGCCCTTGTCGAAGAGGCGTATCTTCTGCTCTGGAACAAAGCCCCTCTCACCTGCCCGGTGTACCTCTTCGTCGAGGAGGAACCGCAGGCTTTTGGAGTCTACCGGGAAAGGCGTTCATCAAGCTTTGTGGCCGGCGAGACGATGCTTGTGTACGCCGAGCCGAAGAACTATACCATCCTGAAAGAGGGCGATACCTACCACATCTACTTCACCCTGAGCTACGCCGTCTACGATAAAAATGGCAACTACCTCGGCGGCGAGGACCCCTGGCAGGACTTCCGCTACCTTGCCCGAAGCCCGGTCTTTGGCCTCTTCCTCTCCCTTTCCTTTTCCTTCAACATCGACCCTGGGGAGTACATCCTGGAAATCAAGGTAAGGGACCGGCTCTCGGAAAAGGAGACGAGTTTCCGGCTTCCTTTTAAAAGAATATAGGCTCCTTGTGGCACGATGAAGCAAAAAAGGTACATCAACTGGTCCAAAGAGGATATTGACCTGTGGAGGGGCAGAAGACGTCTCCCTTTTGGATTGGGATGAAATAAAAAGACTCCTTCCCGAATTGAGCCTTCCGGCACACGTCAGGAGGTTATGGGAGGGTTACTTTGGGCATAAAAGGCAAGGGGATAATGAGTGAACTGCAGAGGGAAATCCTGGTCCGGTTTTCATCCCTTCCGGATGCAGGACATTTCTATCTCACCGGGGGAACTGCTCTGGCGGAGTTTTACCTTGGGCGCAGAAAGGCGTACGGCGACTGGTAATGCTCTATTAGACGGACGAGTACAAGACTGCTTTGCTCGCAGCAATCGAGGGGGCCACCCCGAGGGCAAATCAGGGTCGTCGTTGCGAACCTCATATTCTTGTATCCCCCAAAGGGGTCATCGTATCCCCTAAAGAGGTCATTGCGAACCTCGTATTTTCGTCTGGTGAAGCAATCTCGCCTTTCCTGAAAATATGAGACTGCTTCGTCGCTTTGCTCCTCGCAATGTTCTGTGTCAAAAATCAAGTCCCCTGAAGGGCAAGGTTCCTTTTCTTCTCTAAGTAATGGGGGTCATAGGGAACTCCACTCCTCAGGATGGCAAAGATCTGCCTCAGGAGCTTATTGGCCACCGCAATCAAGGCCACCTTCTTGGGTTTCCCTCGAGCAATGAGGCGCTCATAGAGGGCCCTGCACTGGGCATTGCACCGGGAGGCACTGAGGGCTGCGAGGTACAGGAGCTTCCGAAGGAGAGGATTCCCCCTCTTACTGAGCCAGGCTCTTTCTCTCCTCTTCCCCGACTGGTCAATCTGAGGGGCAAGGCCAACAAAGCTTGAGAGTTCCTTGGCGTTCTGGAACCTATCAAGGGGAAAGAGAATCCCAAGGATGGCAGAGGCCAATCTCTTCCCCACCCCGGGAATGGTCTGGAGGAGCTTGTACTCCAGGGGGGCGTACTCCATGGAGAGGTTTTTGGCCTCTTCCTCCAAAGCTCTCAAGGTCTCCTCAACCCTTCGGAGCTCCTCCTCATAGAGTCTTTTGAGCTTCAGGTTGGGGAAGGGATGGTGGCGGAGGGCTTCAAGGCGGTTCTGGATGGCCGTTCTCCTTGCGGTGTAGTCCTCAATGGCCCTCTGGAGTTCCTGGAGGTGGTACCCTTCCTCCTTTTTGGGGGCAAAGAGGGAAGGGGAGGTGGAGAACCCGAACTGGGCAATGGTTCTGGCATCCACCGGATCGGTCTTGGTCCTTCGGAGGAGCATCTCGGCGTACTTCTTCACCACGAAGGGATTGACGACACTCACCTTGTAGTCCCTCTCAAAGAGGGCAAGGCTCAGCCGGAGGTGGTAGATGCTTGTCGCCTCCATGACGAAGAGGACCTCTTCTTTCTTTCCAGGGAGATGGGGAGTAACCTCTCTGAGGAAGGCCTCAGGGTCTGCGGGGGTAGAGCCCTGGAAGAGGTGCTTCTCTCCATCGAAGATGCTCACGTTGTACCTCTCTTTCCCCACATCGATGCCCACCACAATCTTACCCATTACGCTTCCTCCTTTCCTGTGCTTCTTTTTCTCTTCTCTCCTCTCGCCATGCTCTCATCGTTCATCATGCAGGCTCTTTGGCCTCAATTCTTCCAAGCATTGGGAGAGGCGAAGGTGGGGGACAACATTGCGAACGGTCTTCGTAAGACCAACGACAGAAGCACGTCCTTACTCCACCTTCGTCCCCTTTTTTCCTTGCCTTTAAATTAACACATCGAAGAAATGATTGACTACGGATCCAATATACGGTGACAGTTTTGGCAGTCATTGCGAACCTCGTAGTTTCGCCCCTTTTCACCGTCTTTGCGAACTCGTAGTTTCGTTTGTGAAGCAACCTCAGGCTGCTTTGCTCGGAGTGACAAACCAAGGGGGCTCGCAGTGAAGAACTGGGGAAAGGGACTGCTTTGCTGCGTTTGCGGTGACATTTTGGGCTTGTCGCTGCGAGGTCGTAGGATCGCCTCCAAAGCAGTCTCTGGTAATGTTGCTCTTGAAGTCTAAAAATGCGAGGTTGCTTTGCTACGCCCGCGATGGCGGACCAAGAGCGTCACCGCGAGGTCGTCGTTTCGTCTCCGAAGCGGTCTCAGGTGAGCGTTGGACTCAGGAATGAGCCAATAGGATTGGGTTCTGTAACAATCCCTAAAAGGGTACTATTGCGGCGCTTTTAGTTGCCAGGACCGAGGAATTCAGTTGGCCCAGGTATTTGCAACCGTCTTCTCTCTCCTGTGGTACAATAAAGGCAATCTCTGCACAAAGGGAGGTACTTCTATGCGTCGCATTTTTTCTTTTCTTGTCCTGGCTTGCGGGGTAGCAGCGATCCTTCTCCTTTCTGGGTGCTCGTGGTTTTTGGACCTCTTCCCTTCGCCTTCTCCGTCTCCTTCACCCTCTCCCTCGCCGCTTCCGGGAAATACGGACATGGATGAGAAAGACTTTACCCTTCCTCTTGTCGGTGGGGGAACCCTGACCCTTTCATCTCTCAAGGGGAAGCCGGTGCTCCTTGTCTTCTTCTCCCCGGGTTGTCCCCACTGCAAAGAGGAGGTTTCCGCACTTAATGCGGTCTATGCCAAGTACAAGGACCAGGGTCTTGTGGTCCTTGGAGCGGGATACGGTTCAGAGGCGAGCATTGAGTACTTTGTCAATCAGAACAATGTTACCTATCCCACTGTTTCCTTTATGGATCGAGGTATCCTCGAGACCTATGGAGTGAGCTATGTTCCCCACAACGTTTTCTTTGGCCGCGATGGGAATATAGTAAGAACCCACGTGGGTCCGATGAGTTCATCGCTTATTGAGAGCTACCTGAGCGGGATTCTCTAAGGCTGCATCGGGGCCTGGGAAACCAGGCCCCGAACTGCTTTTTGAAGCTCCCGGCACGGTTCCTCTTTGTTTTCCAAAAGTAAGCCCCGAAGTAACTGACGGTTTTTTCTACGAGACTTCCTTTTTGGGAATCCTCTTTGCCGGGGGTGTTGTAGCCCTTGCCTCCGTGGCATTCTTTCTCCCCTTGAGAGGCGTGTGGCATCCTGGCCAAGGGGAAAGTTTCTCCTTGGGGTTACCCTCCTTCTTGTGGCGGTGGGGATTATTTTCCTCCTTGCGGTACACTCTGGCATCGTGGGTGGTGGGGCTACGAGGCTCCTTGACGTGAGCCTCTGTAGCCGCAATGTCTGGGAACGCCTGATTTTCTACCGTGATGGCTTGAAGATTTTCTTCAAGCGTCCTCTTGCCGGCTGGGGTGGCGGGGGATGGAAGGCGCTCTACCTTTCGATTCGCTCCTTCCCGTACGCCACCAGGGCAACCCACAACCTCTACCTCCAGCTCCTCATCGAAGGGGGAGTCGTGGGCGCTGCTCTTTTCCTCCTCTTTTCCCTTATCAGGGAGACGGCAGGAGCACTTGGGAGTGACAGGACCCCCTGGACAACGGTGCTTTTCGGTGGCCTCCTTCTTTCCTTCCTACACGGGTTTGTGGACTTCAATTTCAGCCTTGGAGCCTACCAGCTCGGGGTTTGGTTTCTTGCCGGATGCGCCGCCTCCTTTTTCCTCGGGAAACACTGTTCTCCCGAGGCAAACCGTTCCGTGCGATTGCATCCTCTTGCCATTGGCCTTGTCTCTCTTTTCCTTTTCACCCTGGCCTCTTCCTCAGTTGTGGCCGAGTGGTGGTACACCTTTGGTCGGTACTTCGTTGAGGAAGACGAACTCGATGAAGCGATACGTGTCCTGGAGAAGGCCACACGCCTTGAACCCTGGAATCCTGAAATCTACTACTACTTGAGTAAAACCCTCAGGAAAAAAGCCAATCTTGAGCGGAGCAAAGCTATCCACACGAAAGCCGTAGAGGCAGGTGAGCGGGCTATCCGCCTTGCTCCCTATAATTCGCTCTTCCTGGAACATTTGGGCATTCTCTATGCGGAGCGGGGGGAGTTCCACAGAGCTCTGTCCTTTATGGAGAGGGCCATTGCCGCAGACCCTCTGAGGATCAGCCCTTACCTGAACCTTGCCAAAATGTGCCGCATTGCGGGTATCCACTCCCTCGAGAAAGGGGAGAAGGAAGAAGCCCTCTTCTTCCTTGAGAGGGGCATTCGGGTGAGGGAGCTCCTCGAGAAGGCAAGAGAGCGCTCTTTAGAACCTCCCCAGTGGGATCCTGCCGAGGTTCAGGAGGTTGAAACCCTGGTCGAAGAGCTGGGAAAACTCAAAGCGGGGCTGCCCCAGTCACAGGAATAAGTTGCCAAACAAAAAGCCCCGGGGATTTCCCGGGGCTTTTTGGCTTACAATCCCATCACAGTGGGCAACCAGATGGTGGCGTTACCGGCTCGCAGACTGGGCTGCAGCAGGCTTCGCCTTCAAGCGGTTCGCAGCAGACGTTCCCGAGCTCGTCGTAGACCTGGCACCAGGCGCTCAGCTTCCACTTAATCTTGTCGGCAACTTTGGCGAACTTACTGACGCTGACTGTTCCGTTTGTTCCTACTTTGCCATCCTTGTCTGTTCCATCCAAAGCTTCTCTGTAAGCCTTTGCCGATTCCTCATCGCAGATGAGACCGTAGTTGAAGGCTACTCCAGTACCAAGATTTTCTAAATCAGTCTCTTTCACTTTTCCCTTTATGGTAATTGTCTTGCCATCTTCGCTGAGAATGATGGTGGGATTGCCAACAAAATCTACATCGTCGCCCGGAGCTACAGCATCATCGGGATTCCCGTCATATCTTGTTTCATTCACAATCGTAAATGTCCAATAAGCTGGATTCTCAATGCAGTCCACATCTCCTGCAATCGGCTCGTCGAAGGTGATAACGATTTTGATCGTGTTTGCAGTGGCCTCGTCAAAAGGATTGTAGAGGCTCTGCACCACGGTGCTTACCGGCTGCGGGCAGCGGGTGTCCGGTGTGGGGGCAGGGCTTGGGCTCGGGCTTGGGCTTGCCTCAGGAGTCTCTGCCGGCTTACAGCCGACGATGGCAAAGACGGCCACGACAAATGCTACGGCAAGAAGGAACCACATGTACTTTATCACGATTCACGACCTCCTTTTACCTTGGGATTTTCCTCTGTGCCTTAGCGATTCGGCTTTCCTCTGTTTCGCCGCATCGCTTGTGGCCCTTCCTCTCTTCAGGGGAGCAGAAGGGATTTGCTCCTCCCTTCACCCTCTCGACCTCAGGGCAAGAGGGGAATGCCACACGGCACAGCTCAATTATATACTACGAAGGGGCAAAAGGAAAGTTTCAGGGAAAATTCAGGCGACTGCGGCATTCCTTTCCAAATTTTTTGGCGTCGCCGCGTGGTCCTTCTTATGCGAAGCCCCGAGGCTGTGGAAATATCTGGGAAACGATTTTCTGCGCTTTTGTGATGTGTGTATGTGCGTCTTAAAGGATTTGCCCAAAATTTAATAGGGATTGAAAGGAGGGAACGCAGAGCCGGAGATCCAGGGCGTGAAAGCGCTGCGGAAGCTGGGTTGCCAGATCCAGTTTTTCATTGGCTCTTCTTCTTTTCCAGGTGCTCAAAAGGGAGAGGAATTGTGGAGGTCGACTTTTTCGTTCAGCATTGCCTGTGCACCAGTTTTTCTGCTTCCCGCGATGCTCTTCCTGATAGCAGGATGCAAAACAGTAAAAATTCTCGACTCTAAGGACATTTCTTGCCGTCCGGGATGTCCTTGCAGCGCTCTATAGTTTGCCCGTTAGGCACACTCCAGGCAGAGCCTTGTGGGTTCCTGAAGATACAGGCGATGATTTTTACGCAACAGGGAGACGGAGAATAAATAGCTCGAGGTGTCGCAATGCTTGTGGACGGGGGACAAGCATCTGAATTTCTTGAGGTCTGCAACAGTTCTCTGTCTTCATCTACGAAGTCAAGGAGGGCATTTGGATGGCCGGCCCAAGAGGTGGTATTTCCCTGGTAACGACCCCCCCACAACATTTCGACGTCAACGCCAAAATGCTCATGAATCAGCTTATGAATGTCAGGATGTTTCTCCCGCAGGGACCGAGGAATTTTCTTAGGCTGCCTCTCCCATGACTTCAAGACTCCGTATCGCGGCATTCACGGTTTTCCTGTCCCTGGAGAAGGTCGGAAAATCCATACCTTTTGAAAATCCTGGATTTCCCTCACTGCATCGAGGATGTCCTGAATATAGTCACGGTAGTCCCTTTTCCTCATGGATGTAGACGACTTCCTCGAGGATGTGCTTCCCGATGTGCGGCTTCAGGGCTTTCCTGGATACAAGGTCCACTTTCACTCCCAAAAGTTCCTCCAGGTACTCCTCAAGATCCAGGAATGCAAAAAGCCCCACGGGTTCCTGGAAGGCGACGAGTACGTCAAGGTCGCTCTTTTCGTTTTCCTCTCCCCTCACGTAGGAACCGAATACCCCAATCTCCTGAACCTTGAACCGCCTCTTGAGTTCCCCTACATTCTTTCTGAGAATGTCCATAAAGTCTTCAAGACTTCTTTTTGCGCCCTGTGTAAGCCTCTTCTTGACGCCACGGCGGGACATAGATTCCTCTCCCCTCGGCACCTCGCAAGACGTTGCCACCATATACTTTGTGGCACCCCAGGGGTATTATACCACCTGGGTACTTGGGTCATTGCAAGCCCCTTTGGTTCGTCACTGCGAGCGAAGCGAAGCAGTCTCGCACTTTTCGGAAGGAAGGGAGAGATTGCTTCACCAGACGAAAATACGAGGTTTGCAATGTTCTGTGTTCCAAATCAAGTCCCTTGAAGGGCAAGATTCCTTTTCTTCCCCCCAAGCAATGTCCTCTTTGAGGGATTGCCTCACAGGCGAAGCTGCGGATTCGCGGTGGCTCCTCTAGTTTGTCTTCAAGGTGGTCGTCGTGTGATGGCAAAAGAGTCCTGAAAGATTACGGCCCGAATGGGGTGGGAAAGAGAAGCGCGGGCAGGTTGCAGGAGGAGAGGAAAGCAAGTATAATTCCTCCCGGGAGGGGTGTCCGAACTGGCTAAGGAGCCGGTCTTGAAAACCGGTACGCCCTTCAAGGGCAATGTGGGTTCGAGTCCCACCCCCTCCGCCACCGAAATTTCCTTTCATCCTTCAGGGAATGGCAAGCCTCTGAGCACAAGTGGTATAATCTCCCAGGGGGATAGGTATTTACGAGTTCGTTTTCTCCGAGAGAGAGCAGGAAGTCCTCGACCACATCCTCGATCTTGCCCTTGAGGTTGCCCGGGCAGAGAGTGGATCGCTGGTTCTCCGAGATGCAAAGGGAGAGCTCTACATCGCCGCTGGGAAAGGAATCCTTCCCGAGTACTTGGGAAAACGGGTGGAGAAGAAGGAAGAGAGCGTTGCCTTTTTGGTCTTTGAGCGAAAAGAACCCGTTGTCATTGATGCCGCATCTTCTTGCAACCGCCGTGAAGCGCGGAAACAAGCCTCGGTTTCCCTTCCGGTTTTTGACAGTTCCCGGAACGTCATTGGGGTGCTGAACCTCAACACCTCTTTTTCTGTCTTTCCCCGAGAGGATCTCCCACGCCTTCTGGCTCTGGCAGAGAGCATAGGCTTTCTCCTTACTGAGAATACTCTCAGGCGTCAGAATGAACGAAGAGTCCTTGCCCTTTCGGAGATTATTTCCCTCTTTGCTCGTTCAGTTCCCTGTGCGTCTTCAGAGGAAGAGGCGTTCTCGAAACTCTCCAATGCCGTGAGGGTGCTTACGGGGGTCTCGCAGGTTGCCGTATTCCGCTTTTCTCCTCGGAGGATGTACCGTGTTTTTGCCTACAACTGGCCCCAAAAGCTCACTATGAAAGCCCTTTTGCCTCTCCGAGAAAAAGTAGCCGTTCTTTTTGAGGAGCGAAAACCCTGTTTTCTCGATTTTGAGGGGCAGTCGCTCCTTGCCCTTCCCTTCCTGGTGGAGAAAAAGCACCATGTCCTCTTTGCCTTCTGCGATAATGCCCTTGGTGTTTTGGATTTCCTCCTCCTTTCTGTGGTCCCAGCCCTTGCAGAGTCCTGCCTTGAGAACCTGCGGCTCCTTGAGGAGACGAAGAGGCTTTCCAAAGAAGCGGAACGGAACCGCCTGGCTCGGGAGCTCCACGATGGTCTTGCCCAGATTCTTGCCTCTGAGCAAATCTACCTCCATTTCCTGGCCCGGGAAGTAGGTGGAGATGAAGAGACTACTCGGGAGCTTGTGGAAAGGATTCGGAATCTCAACGCCTTGAGCATTGAGGAATCCCGTCTCATTCTCTCTGAGCTTCGGGGGAAGCCGGTACCCTCTTCCGAGCTTGCAAGAAAAGTTGAGGAAGTGATAGGGAACTTTCTCCCTCCGGAAGTTGCCGTAGAGACGAGCATTGATATTCCCCCGGGGTTTGTGGCCTTCCGGGTGTACCGGACGGTAGTGGCGGTCCTCCAGGAAGCCCTCTCCAACGTAGCCCGGCATGCAAAGGCCAAAAGAGTGCGCGTGGTGCTTGGTGTCTCTGGGAAGGGGAGGCTTCGTCTTCTTGTGGAGGATGATGGGGTGGGATTTGTTCCAAAGAATCTTGAAGGGGAGCACTTCGGTCTTGAGAATCTTCGCCTCCGGCTTCGGGCAGTGCGGGGACGCCTTCGGATTACCTCTTCCCCTGGGAAGGGAACGAGAGTCGAGGCCTTCATCCCCCTGGGCGAGGTGGAAGGGAGGTGAGGAAGTGGCGAGTGGCCTTAGTGGATGACCATCCCATTTTTGTGGCAGGATTGCAGAAGCTCCTTGAAGCCGAGGGAAGCTTTGAAGTTGTGGCCTCGGCGTACTCTTTTGAGGAGGCGGTGGAGAAAATCCTCCCCCTCGAGGTGGACCTTGTGCTTTTGGACTTCAACATCCCAGGAGGTGACGGCCTTGGGCTCCTCCGGGTCCTCCGCCAGGCTAAGAAGAACACGGTTTTCCTCATGCTGACTGTGGAGGAGGACGAAAGGGTCATTGCACAGGCAGTTCTTGAGGGGGCTCGGGGGTATGTGCTCAAGCAGGATCCCCCAGAGCGGCTTCTCAGGAGTATCCAGGCATGCCTTTCTGGAGAAGTCCTTCTCAGCAGTATCGTCTACTCTAAAATCCACGGCTTGGTGCAGCAGGCCGTCCCTCGGGGAAAGTCCCTCCTTCGGGAAAAGCTCTCGCCCCGGGAGCAGGAGATTGTGCGCCTTCTTGCCCAGGGAAAGAGCAACCGGGAGATAGGGGAGCTCCTCTTCATCAGCGAGAAGACCGTGAAGAACCACGTGAGCAACATTCTCCGGAAGCTCGGCCTTTCTGACCGCCGGGAAGTTGCCCTTTTGGCCTTTCGTGAAGGTTTCCTCAAGGAGGAATAGGACGAA
This window encodes:
- the amaP gene encoding alkaline shock response membrane anchor protein AmaP, yielding MQLFGKVVAGVLGIFLLLFAVVVVVLFFNVVPILAIQEWLVDFHTLLHRNVFTKALSATGIVLLVLGAVFLFRLLLPRGGRFIVQKTEEGEVRVSFESLHALAREALRGFQEIVSVTPKVERIGPDAQLLLHLVVRTDTSIPELSSLVQTKVRERIERQTGITLKDIKLLVDL
- a CDS encoding phosphate ABC transporter substrate-binding protein, giving the protein MDRRVLLPKNALLIGLLGCVILSFPILAEEYVAIQGSTTVLPLVQVLAEEYLAEHPEADISVSGGGSGVGITALLDGVVDVAMSSREAKEKEIEAARKKGKELIPYIIAYDAIAVIVHPSNPVENLPLETLRKIYSGEITNWEELGWRRMPIVPISRDFASGTFEVFNKVVLKGKEVTPSALMLVSNLAILQEVSSSPGCIGYVGLGYVRESVKVVAIDEVFPSSESVRGGVYPLSRPLYLYLAHPPEGVIRDFLDFILSERGQRIVTETGFIPVAEEKEREMVLPK
- a CDS encoding N-acetyltransferase; the protein is MKEKTLVIRRARVEDLSAITEIYNEAVLTTISTFHLYPRSFEEQVKWFESHTERYPLLVAEDNGMVVAWACLSPYSDREGYQYTVTDSIYVRREFRRQHIGYELLSTLLEEAKRLSYHSVIAIIASENIPSIRLHEKLGFVLRGVLREAGFKFGRWIDVCFYQKMLSS
- a CDS encoding IS110 family transposase yields the protein MGKIVVGIDVGKERYNVSIFDGEKHLFQGSTPADPEAFLREVTPHLPGKKEEVLFVMEATSIYHLRLSLALFERDYKVSVVNPFVVKKYAEMLLRRTKTDPVDARTIAQFGFSTSPSLFAPKKEEGYHLQELQRAIEDYTARRTAIQNRLEALRHHPFPNLKLKRLYEEELRRVEETLRALEEEAKNLSMEYAPLEYKLLQTIPGVGKRLASAILGILFPLDRFQNAKELSSFVGLAPQIDQSGKRRERAWLSKRGNPLLRKLLYLAALSASRCNAQCRALYERLIARGKPKKVALIAVANKLLRQIFAILRSGVPYDPHYLEKKRNLALQGT
- a CDS encoding TlpA family protein disulfide reductase — protein: MRRIFSFLVLACGVAAILLLSGCSWFLDLFPSPSPSPSPSPSPLPGNTDMDEKDFTLPLVGGGTLTLSSLKGKPVLLVFFSPGCPHCKEEVSALNAVYAKYKDQGLVVLGAGYGSEASIEYFVNQNNVTYPTVSFMDRGILETYGVSYVPHNVFFGRDGNIVRTHVGPMSSSLIESYLSGIL
- a CDS encoding O-antigen ligase family protein, which translates into the protein MASWPRGKFLLGVTLLLVAVGIIFLLAVHSGIVGGGATRLLDVSLCSRNVWERLIFYRDGLKIFFKRPLAGWGGGGWKALYLSIRSFPYATRATHNLYLQLLIEGGVVGAALFLLFSLIRETAGALGSDRTPWTTVLFGGLLLSFLHGFVDFNFSLGAYQLGVWFLAGCAASFFLGKHCSPEANRSVRLHPLAIGLVSLFLFTLASSSVVAEWWYTFGRYFVEEDELDEAIRVLEKATRLEPWNPEIYYYLSKTLRKKANLERSKAIHTKAVEAGERAIRLAPYNSLFLEHLGILYAERGEFHRALSFMERAIAADPLRISPYLNLAKMCRIAGIHSLEKGEKEEALFFLERGIRVRELLEKARERSLEPPQWDPAEVQEVETLVEELGKLKAGLPQSQE
- a CDS encoding nucleotidyltransferase family protein; the encoded protein is MSRRGVKKRLTQGAKRSLEDFMDILRKNVGELKRRFKVQEIGVFGSYVRGEENEKSDLDVLVAFQEPVGLFAFLDLEEYLEELLGVKVDLVSRKALKPHIGKHILEEVVYIHEEKGLP
- a CDS encoding response regulator transcription factor; amino-acid sequence: MRKWRVALVDDHPIFVAGLQKLLEAEGSFEVVASAYSFEEAVEKILPLEVDLVLLDFNIPGGDGLGLLRVLRQAKKNTVFLMLTVEEDERVIAQAVLEGARGYVLKQDPPERLLRSIQACLSGEVLLSSIVYSKIHGLVQQAVPRGKSLLREKLSPREQEIVRLLAQGKSNREIGELLFISEKTVKNHVSNILRKLGLSDRREVALLAFREGFLKEE